In the bacterium genome, GCCGACCATGTGATATCCATCTCCCAGGCCACCAAGAACGACCTGGTAAGGATATACAAAATGGACCCCCAAAAGATCACTCCGGTCTTGCTGGGAGTTACTTCGGAATATAAGCCCTACAGCAAAACTGCCAGCCGGGAACTGCTGGGACTGCCCCTGAACGAAAAGATAATTTTGCAGGTGGGCACCTCCGCTCCCCGGAAGAATTTCATAACGGTACTCAGGGCTTTCAGCCAGATTTCCCGGGAAAATTGCCAGGCAAGACTGGTCAAAGTAGGCCCGGCTGGGAAAGGGGATCAGGAATTCATCGCCCGGGAAAATCTTTCCTCCAGGGTCCTGGTCAGGGAATCAGTGGCCAAGGAACATTTGCCGCATTATTATGCCGCCGCCGATGTCTTAGTATTTCCCTCGCTGTACGAAGGGTTCGGCCTGCCGGCATTGGAGGCCATGGCCTGCGGCTGTCCGGTGATCGCCTCCGATAATTCATCCATTCCCGAAGTGGTGGGAGGGGCCGGGATAATGATCGATCCCCTGAATGACATTTTATGGAAGGAAAAGATCCTTTCGGTCCTGTCGGACCAGGGTTTGTCCCAAAAAATGACGTCCGAGGGGTTGAAACAAGCCCGGCTATTTACTTGGCAGAAGTCTGCGGAAGAAACGCTGAAAACCTATCAGAAAATTTTTGGCAACAACACTTGATGGATCTTAATTTAATCTAAACAAAGTGAAAGCATATTTAATAGGAAGAGGCAACAATGGCGAGTAAGGGAACGACTAATTCAAAAATCAGACCCGCAATAAAAAATATAATAGCGACTTTTGTCATCATAGTCATCACATATTTTATGGCTAACCAGCTTTACCGGGGTTGGAAGGACATACCCTTTGCCAGTTTGCATATCAACTATATCTGGTTAATTGTCTCCTACCTTGGCCTGTTTGCCACGTTCTGTTGTTCCATAAAAGCCTGGCAGATAATTTTAAAAGGCCTTGGCACCAAGATGAGCTTTACGAAATCATGGTGGGTGATCACCGGGTCGTTTTTAGCAAAATACATACCCGGACATGTTTGGGCGGTAGGAGGCCGGATGATCCTGTGCAAAGCTGAGGGGATACCGGAAAAGATAAGCGGAACCGCCATGGTAATTGAAATGATGGTACTTTTACTGGGTTCTCTTTTAGCGGCTATCATTTGCATTCCATTCTTACTGCTGAAAGGTATTCCTTCATGGGTTTGGCTGTTGACCATACCGACAGGGTTGCTGATGGCATTGTTGTTCTCCCCTATGGTGATCGTCCTATTACGCTGGGTGGCCAAAGTGTTCTTAAAAAGGGAAGTGGCGCTTTCAGTTGATTATGCAAAAATCAGGATGGCATCGGTCATTTATCTTTTCTCGGCAATTATCCAAGGAACGGCATTTTACCTTTTGATCAGGACCGTATATCCCATAAGTATCATATATTTGCCAGGGGTCATAGGTCTATATAATGGTGCTTGGGCGGTTGGCTTTTTAAGTTTGATCACTCCGAGCGGACTGGGGGTCCGGGAAGGGGCCTTGGTATTTTTACTGAAATACTATATCCCGGTACCCTTGGCGGTCATTATTTCAATATTGGCAAGACTCTGGTTCATTGTTTTCGAAGTAGTGGTGGCTTTTATCGGGTTAACATTTAGAAAACAATAAAGCATAAGGCTAAGAATGAAAAAGAGACAGAATATCAAAGAAAACCTGCCAAAGCAAACTCCCAGTATAACCGGCAAGGATTTGTTCAATAACCCTTGGCTGGCCGCAGGCCTGCTGCTGGCTCTGGCCCTATTGGTGTTCAACCGGGTGTTGTTGTCAAAATTCATGCTCTTTGGCACCGATTTTGTCACCGGGGCCTATATGAGCCGGGTGTTTGCCGCCGACGTCATTACCAGGCTGCACCAGGTCCCGATGTGGTATTCCAGTGTTTACGGGGGAGTGCCTTATGTGGACGCAGTAGCCGGGGATTTATTTTATCCCACCTCGCTGTTATTGCGGCTTTTTATGCCGGCCCAGCAATTCACTGTCTGGAATTATTTTATTCACATCACCCTGGCCGGAATCGGCACCTTCCTGTTCCTGCGGCATCTCAAATTCGGTGGAACCGCCTCGTTCCTGTCCGGTATCACATATATGTTCACCAGCTCCATGGCCAGCCTGATATATGCCGGGCATGACGGGAAAATCATTGTGTCCAGCCTGCTTCCCTGGTTGCTGCTGTTTCTAACCCGGGCGATCGAGGAGGACATCTGGCGGAAATGGTTGTTATGGTCGCTTTGCTCATCCGTGGTCATCGGATTAGCCCTGCTTTCTCCCCATGTGCAGATGACCTATTATCTGCTGCTGGCGGGTTTTTTCTTTGCTGTGGCAAGGCTATATGCAAGATATAAAAACGGCCTGTCTTTTAAAAAAACATTGCCGATTGGTTTGATAAGGGGCGCCATAATACTGGTTTCAGGCTTCTCCCTTTACGCCGTTCAGGCCCTTCCCCTGCAGTCCTATCTAAAATTTTCTCCCCGGGGCCAGGATAAGGGCTACCAGTTTGCCACCTCGTATTCCATGCCGCCGGAGGAGATAATAAACATCGTCTGGCCGGAGTTCTCCGGCCTGATTGACAAGGATTCCGACGACCGGCCCACCCACTGGTACTGGGGCCGCCGCGACCTGAAACTTCACACCGAATACGTAGGGGTGATACCTGTGCTGCTGGCACTGATCGGGTTGATATACAGCAAACGGAAAAGGCTGAAATTGTTCTTCCTCGTTTTTGGGATATTTGCCCTGATCGTGGCCTTCGGCGGATTCACTCCGCTGTATTACCTGGTTTATTACCTGATCCCCGGGATGTCAAAATTCCGCAGTCCGGCCATGATCTTCAACCTGTTCTCGTTTTCCGTCGCGGTGCTGGCGGCGGCCGGTGTTCAGACGCTTACGGATGGTCAATACGGCAAAAAACTATTCCGCAATCTGCTGATCGGACTGAGTTCGGTATTACTCCTGGGTTTTGTTTTTGCCGGAGCCAAGGACGGAATGACCTCGATGCTTTCCGGTTTTGCCGCCCGGGGCTGGGGCGCCCAGGCCTTGTGGCAGGGTTACGGGGAAATGGTCAAGGGATACTGGATAGCTTTTGTGATCCTGCTGCTGGGGGCTCTGCTGATCTGGCTGCTGGCAAAGCGGAAAGTTCCCCTGACCTGGTGGGCGGTCATGGCAGGACTGCTGATATTTGCCGAAATGTGGAGGGTGGACGCCAAATTCATTAAGATAGTAGCCGGGCCAGAGGAATATTTTGCCAAGGACGAGGTGGTCCAGAAATTAGAAAATGACAGGTCACTTTATCGGATCATGCCGTTGCAGGTCCACCAGCAGGGGAATTATCTGACGCTGTTCGGTTTCCAAACAGTGGGGGGGGAGCATCCCAACCCCCTGCGCCGGTACAACGAGTTTGTGGGAATAAACGCCCAAAGGCTGCAGCCTGATTTCCACAACATCCTGGACATGAACGGGCTCAATTTCATGTCCATCCTGGGGGTGAAATATCTATTACTGCAGCAGCCTTTGAACCATCCCGATTTCACACTTTACGATTCCTGCTACGGCGGGCAGGTAAAGATATACCAGTACCAAAAATCCCTGCCTAGAGCCTGGCTGGCAGGCAATTACGAAGTGATCGC is a window encoding:
- a CDS encoding glycosyltransferase family 1 protein encodes the protein MNDSDCIEIINDQPEHSGTGVYAWNLYRNLKDLTPVKMAYYNSQKGSCEFYGARGLESTINVGIKCPKPLFWRQCSRSYRHQKNVHVLSQNLSFLRAGNKRIVTCLDLIPLFMPSSLLEKCWRTFLYSGIKKADHVISISQATKNDLVRIYKMDPQKITPVLLGVTSEYKPYSKTASRELLGLPLNEKIILQVGTSAPRKNFITVLRAFSQISRENCQARLVKVGPAGKGDQEFIARENLSSRVLVRESVAKEHLPHYYAAADVLVFPSLYEGFGLPALEAMACGCPVIASDNSSIPEVVGGAGIMIDPLNDILWKEKILSVLSDQGLSQKMTSEGLKQARLFTWQKSAEETLKTYQKIFGNNT
- a CDS encoding lysylphosphatidylglycerol synthase domain-containing protein, yielding MASKGTTNSKIRPAIKNIIATFVIIVITYFMANQLYRGWKDIPFASLHINYIWLIVSYLGLFATFCCSIKAWQIILKGLGTKMSFTKSWWVITGSFLAKYIPGHVWAVGGRMILCKAEGIPEKISGTAMVIEMMVLLLGSLLAAIICIPFLLLKGIPSWVWLLTIPTGLLMALLFSPMVIVLLRWVAKVFLKREVALSVDYAKIRMASVIYLFSAIIQGTAFYLLIRTVYPISIIYLPGVIGLYNGAWAVGFLSLITPSGLGVREGALVFLLKYYIPVPLAVIISILARLWFIVFEVVVAFIGLTFRKQ
- a CDS encoding YfhO family protein, with amino-acid sequence MKKRQNIKENLPKQTPSITGKDLFNNPWLAAGLLLALALLVFNRVLLSKFMLFGTDFVTGAYMSRVFAADVITRLHQVPMWYSSVYGGVPYVDAVAGDLFYPTSLLLRLFMPAQQFTVWNYFIHITLAGIGTFLFLRHLKFGGTASFLSGITYMFTSSMASLIYAGHDGKIIVSSLLPWLLLFLTRAIEEDIWRKWLLWSLCSSVVIGLALLSPHVQMTYYLLLAGFFFAVARLYARYKNGLSFKKTLPIGLIRGAIILVSGFSLYAVQALPLQSYLKFSPRGQDKGYQFATSYSMPPEEIINIVWPEFSGLIDKDSDDRPTHWYWGRRDLKLHTEYVGVIPVLLALIGLIYSKRKRLKLFFLVFGIFALIVAFGGFTPLYYLVYYLIPGMSKFRSPAMIFNLFSFSVAVLAAAGVQTLTDGQYGKKLFRNLLIGLSSVLLLGFVFAGAKDGMTSMLSGFAARGWGAQALWQGYGEMVKGYWIAFVILLLGALLIWLLAKRKVPLTWWAVMAGLLIFAEMWRVDAKFIKIVAGPEEYFAKDEVVQKLENDRSLYRIMPLQVHQQGNYLTLFGFQTVGGEHPNPLRRYNEFVGINAQRLQPDFHNILDMNGLNFMSILGVKYLLLQQPLNHPDFTLYDSCYGGQVKIYQYQKSLPRAWLAGNYEVIARETEILERIKQSSFDPSRTVILEEQPEGFVSAKQVQGSVTVDEYQPNQIKLSVEALAPAIMVLSENHYPAWQAYLDGQPVKTYRADYTFRAVVVPAGKHKVEFKYQSKPFNTGLAISLISALVVLLGIIGLGVWELARNRKPKSEISVA